The genomic stretch GCTGGTCCTGAGCAGTTCTGGCCAGTGATGGCGTACGAAGCAGCAAGGTATTCTGGCTTGTTCATGTAGCACTGATTAGGCGAAACAAAGTCATCATAACGTTCACCGTTGTTGGTTCCGCACAGACCGACGAAGTTGTCGTAATACGATTGATCAGCAAAGATGCGAGCACGGTAACCATCGAAGACAATCTTGAAGTCATCATCACGGATGCTAATCTCCAACTCCTTTCCAGGCAGAGCGTAGCAACGGAACAGAGGCTGATCATGGTGATCATTAGTGTACAGTTCAACAGCGTATTTCTCATGAATCTGTTGGGGTTTTCCATTGATGTAGACCAATGGTAACTCAGCTCCGTTCGGGATGATATCGATGTTGTAGTCATTCTGCTCGTACTGACCAAGAATAACCTTGAAGTACAACTCGTTCTTGTTACCAGTGCGTCCCAAGATGGTAACCTGTTCATCTTCATAGAATCCATTCTTGAAACGGTATTGGTCATCAGCATTCTGGAAGTGCGACTGTTGAGCGTAATACTCGTAGTCGGGCTTCACGGTATGCAACAGCACATGCCAGCATTGTCCCATCTCGTAGAAGTATGTGCTGCCATCGAAGGTATCAACGTATTTGCTGGAAACAGCGCAGGAAGCTGAAATATTGAATTTGAAATTAGAAGAGATTATAAGCCACTATTGCTAAACACAACTTACGATAGTAATTTCCTCGGTAAGAGTATGTGCCTAAACGTTCATTCCAGGACATATCGGGATGCACAGCAGTGAAGTAACGAGCATAATCATTTTCTAAAGGAGAGTTCTCGATCTCAAAAGCGTACTCCGGAGCGTATAACGAAGCGTTGAAGTAATCGCCATTGGGAGCCATCTCGAATTCAAACTGGAACTGATTGTTCTTGCCCTTGTAGAAGTAATTCGGTGTGAAGTACGGGAAGGTAAAGTATTGTAAGTAATCAGCAACATAATAGGACATGTTCTTAGCGTATGAGCCAACATCCTTGAGCTCAAAGTTGAAACGGTATTGATCGAAATAGTTAGCCTGTTCAGTGGCGTTCTGGCATTCTCGGAGCTGATAGTATCCACGATCCATCTGATCCTTGCACTGCTTGCCAACATCCGAAATGCGCAGATAGTGACGGTATTCATCCGACTGGTGCAGTTTTCCCTTCATCGTAATCTGGGCTCCTCCCTGGCAACGCTCACCATAGGCGAAATCGTAACGCATCGAAGAATCGGCATCGAACTCAAGAGCGTGCAAGAAGTTCAGTTTTGGTACATTCGGGAACTCATGTTGAGCCGAGATGCACATCTGGAATTGTTTTCCATTGTAGGGCATTCCGAAGAAGCTGCTGGTCTGGTAGAACGGACTTCCCGAGAAGAAGAACAAGATGCGAGACATGTCATCAACTGGGCTATCAGCATAGGCGTAAGTGAAGACAAATTCGCTCTTCTCTTGTTGATGGCCTTCGAAGGTAAATCCCAAATCGAAAACAGAAACATCGCTGTTTCGGATTCCAGCGGCGGCGTTCTTGATGAACTGTTCCTGACGGCGTGAACTGCCAGCGGTGAAAACGAAGGGTTGAGCATAGTTGTTCTCGTTGTAATATCCAGAGTAGGCATGACGTCCCTTCGGGTGCTTGACATCGGAATCCTGGAAGTCCTGATCGAAATCGCCTTCTTTGTAGTGAGCAATAAACTTCATACTCTTAGCAGAGGTGCGTTGGGCATCGTAATACACGTTGAACTGATGATAATGGTAGGTTTGAACGGCTAACGGATAAGCGAAGGCAGACATGAAGTCATGTTCCTGCATCAAGTCCCAGAAATAACCGAAGTTAAAGAAGTCATAGTCGTACTTTGCATGCAGTCTCAAAGCGAAACCAGTGACTTCATCTCCTACGGTATACGCGAAAGTCTTGGTAGTGTATTCTTCGTCATGAACAATTCTTGCGTTCGGGCTCTCGGCAATCGGACGAACGTCGGTGATGTCCTTGTATCCAGTGTATGGCCATGAGCTCAAGTGGAACAACAATTTGTCTTCCTTGggttccaaaagctcaaactcaAATTCATATTCGTCCTTCTCAAAGTCGAAATCGAAATCGAAGCTCAATGGAAGGTATCCTTGAACCTTCTGCTGGTAACCAGCAATGTAGCGTTGATGATCGAATGGAGTTACGAAACCAACCTTGGCATCAACCAAACGATGATAGACCAGATTCACATCAACCGATCCGTTAAGAACACGTGGCCAGTGGAAGAAATCGTCATTCTCAGTTTCTGGGTGTCCGGCAGGTTGCTTGTAGAACCTCGGGTAGCTCTTGACAGTAGCATCAGTTTCGACCTTAACAACAGTTGGTGTCTTCAGGGTGTAGACAAACGGAAGACCAGATGCCAGCGGGAAAGCCAAAGTGACGACTTGTTGCTGATAGAACTTGGTCATGTTGAACGTCATACCGTCTTCCAGATCTTCAAAGTATTCTTTCACTTGACGGGGTATGTTTTCAATGGTCTGATTGTCGAAGGCAAAGAAGTAATCTCCGTTGAACAGTCTAGTCATGATTTGTCCTTCCAATTCATCGGCTTCCTTGGGGTCAATGTTCAATAGCTTAGCAATGCGGGTGGTTGACCATTTCTGTGGTTCCTTCTCGCTAAATTCGTGTTGGCCCTTGCTGTATTTCTGATAATAATCGCTTTGTGGGCCGTGAGATTTGAAGTACTTATCAAAGTATTCAAACTTCTTGTTCGGGAACTGTTTGTAATACTTGTAGTAGTAATCGGCAGAATAGTCATCTTCCTTGGGGCTCGAGTAATCGTACTGCTTGTCCAACAGATCGAAGAAAGTCTCCATGCTTGAAACCAGATAATACATTGAAGTGTAACGTCTCAGACCACCAAAGTTGTGATGCATGTGGTAGAAGAATCCACTTGGAAGGTAATGATCATCGGAAGCGATTTGAGCAAGGTGCAGACGATAGGAAAGTTTCAGGTTCTCCATAGCATAGTCACGGATGTAAGCGGAAGAGTATTGCAGACTGTAAACTCGTGGGCTCAGCAGTTTGACGGCGGCCTTAGCGTCATTGGCGAATTCGTAGAAGTCTTCGAATTCATCAGCATCTGCGGCGTATTCCAAAGAGCTCTTAACAGCGGCACTAACGTACATGCTTGGGTCGAAATGAGTGAACTCAGCCATGCGATAGAGCATCTCTGCTGGTGGCTGGGTGCGCATCAACAAATGAACAGCAGCGCATCGGATTTGGTGGAAATCGCCAGTGTTTTGATACAGTTTGTACAGGACAGAACGAGCCAACTTAGGATAGTTTTCAACCAGCTCATCGAAAGCAACGACCATAGCAAGACGCTGATAGTCACTGACATGGATCTTGCCTTCCAGATAAGGCTCGAAAACGTTGAGAATCTCCGGATGTCCGAGGTTTCCAAGAGCACGAACGTAGACCTGGATCTTGATACTGTCGGCATCGTTAACTGCTTCACGCAATTGATGGGCGAGCCATGGGACAATTTTGTGGGCCACAATCTTGTAGTCAGAATCAGCCAGACGGCCAAAGCTGTACACTGGATAGTAATAAGCGGCTGAGCGGTTGCTAACATGAGCTTGATTGACGAATTTGGTGAACGAAATCAGTGCGGTAACATTCAGGCTATCCTGGTGCTGAACGGTGTCGGAGGTCACCAGCAGGAAAAATTCGTGCATCAGCGACTCGGTAGGGAAACGGATCGATTTTGGAAGAGTAGCGATAACACTAGCGGCTTCCGGGCCACGCAGTTTCTTCTCTTCGATGTATTCCTTGATGACCTTGAAAGCTGGTGGAGTTCCGGCTTCAGCCAACGCATCACGGAAAGTGTTCCAGGCATCAACACGTTTGCTGAATTTCTCGCTGTGGTTGTCTCCCTCTCTGCGTTCCTTCTGAGAAACGAAGAATTGCTGGGCAGCATCGTAGATTTCCTGGTAGTTCATGGTACGAATGACGCGAGATAGAATGTTGAATTTGCTCAAGGTGTTCGATTCCGGTAATTTTGATGGGTCTTGCAACTCATCAGCGATTTCCTGCACCAATTTG from Wyeomyia smithii strain HCP4-BCI-WySm-NY-G18 chromosome 3, ASM2978416v1, whole genome shotgun sequence encodes the following:
- the LOC129727641 gene encoding vitellogenin-A1-like; this encodes MLAKFLLLTLVGISAAYQYEYQSEFSYNRPENKTGWEYGAWEPNREYVYNVTSMTMTALHDLDDQWTGMVSRAHLLMRPKDPEYVVVYVKNPEYAVFNDRLPAGYRTELHELNLKYKPLPMSSRPFGVRYHKGVIKGLYVEQTVPNHEVNILKSWVSQFQLDTHGTNEIDYKYNQLPENNSFTGVYKVMEPVVTGNCEMLYDVNAVPEYLMQSYKEFAPQPHFREEGQYFFEIVKTQNFDNCEQRMGYHFGFSGESDFKPNTNQMGNVASKSVVSRLFLSGDWYNYTIQSSSTINKVVVAPTLVDKQKAMVYSQVKVTLNDIYPYDKVPEGPADDRQVFVDLVYSYNLASDKKNSVRPGNETDSSSSSSSSSSSSESDSSSSSSSESEENYKISPVERHAKKLEEVEKRGNRARRDLDSLKEKKYYEAYKKDQYRLKRDNDTSSDSSSSDDSSSSSSSSSESDEHNDSSSSSSSSSSSSSSSSSSSESLESDEAYYQPMPESFKEYPQTPFLPYFTGYKGYSFQYARNVDGSKVIYKLVQEIADELQDPSKLPESNTLSKFNILSRVIRTMNYQEIYDAAQQFFVSQKERREGDNHSEKFSKRVDAWNTFRDALAEAGTPPAFKVIKEYIEEKKLRGPEAASVIATLPKSIRFPTESLMHEFFLLVTSDTVQHQDSLNVTALISFTKFVNQAHVSNRSAAYYYPVYSFGRLADSDYKIVAHKIVPWLAHQLREAVNDADSIKIQVYVRALGNLGHPEILNVFEPYLEGKIHVSDYQRLAMVVAFDELVENYPKLARSVLYKLYQNTGDFHQIRCAAVHLLMRTQPPAEMLYRMAEFTHFDPSMYVSAAVKSSLEYAADADEFEDFYEFANDAKAAVKLLSPRVYSLQYSSAYIRDYAMENLKLSYRLHLAQIASDDHYLPSGFFYHMHHNFGGLRRYTSMYYLVSSMETFFDLLDKQYDYSSPKEDDYSADYYYKYYKQFPNKKFEYFDKYFKSHGPQSDYYQKYSKGQHEFSEKEPQKWSTTRIAKLLNIDPKEADELEGQIMTRLFNGDYFFAFDNQTIENIPRQVKEYFEDLEDGMTFNMTKFYQQQVVTLAFPLASGLPFVYTLKTPTVVKVETDATVKSYPRFYKQPAGHPETENDDFFHWPRVLNGSVDVNLVYHRLVDAKVGFVTPFDHQRYIAGYQQKVQGYLPLSFDFDFDFEKDEYEFEFELLEPKEDKLLFHLSSWPYTGYKDITDVRPIAESPNARIVHDEEYTTKTFAYTVGDEVTGFALRLHAKYDYDFFNFGYFWDLMQEHDFMSAFAYPLAVQTYHYHQFNVYYDAQRTSAKSMKFIAHYKEGDFDQDFQDSDVKHPKGRHAYSGYYNENNYAQPFVFTAGSSRRQEQFIKNAAAGIRNSDVSVFDLGFTFEGHQQEKSEFVFTYAYADSPVDDMSRILFFFSGSPFYQTSSFFGMPYNGKQFQMCISAQHEFPNVPKLNFLHALEFDADSSMRYDFAYGERCQGGAQITMKGKLHQSDEYRHYLRISDVGKQCKDQMDRGYYQLRECQNATEQANYFDQYRFNFELKDVGSYAKNMSYYVADYLQYFTFPYFTPNYFYKGKNNQFQFEFEMAPNGDYFNASLYAPEYAFEIENSPLENDYARYFTAVHPDMSWNERLGTYSYRGNYYPSCAVSSKYVDTFDGSTYFYEMGQCWHVLLHTVKPDYEYYAQQSHFQNADDQYRFKNGFYEDEQVTILGRTGNKNELYFKVILGQYEQNDYNIDIIPNGAELPLVYINGKPQQIHEKYAVELYTNDHHDQPLFRCYALPGKELEISIRDDDFKIVFDGYRARIFADQSYYDNFVGLCGTNNGERYDDFVSPNQCYMNKPEYLAASYAITGQNCSGPAMAFNIAYEQESKEQCYKQEYYYGNIISEHEAGRKRYNNYNHDVNEDSSSSSSSSSSSSSSSSSSSSTESDSSSDSSSSSEEDKEYNPRDQSHTAKECEVQHQHQFIEQGDKICFTLRPLPACTSKCVASEKIAKYVDVHCRDASDSAAQLFKKQILRGVNIDMSAKTVSKTVKFNFPKTCVHTAGYAYSS